The following are encoded in a window of Kitasatospora fiedleri genomic DNA:
- a CDS encoding class I adenylate-forming enzyme family protein — MKAPPEESTTVSPVSRTFGEALERAAARRPGPAVLDGDRWYSWQDCLRQAERTAAALHRRGLRAGEVLAAQLPNSWELVVLHAATARLGVLLLPLHSGYGAHEVRSLLEQSKASALVARDSYRGRDRTAEIRALREHLPALREVWVSGGVAPRSADGPDGLRSSAELLDGAPESTGDLPEPPRDPDAPLMLLASSGTTSRRPKLCVHSHAGLLGNAAAVAADGGLGAGDTVVSASPLSHAFGMLSVHLALVGAGAVGLFESWEPRRFLAALRTAGATAAFAVPAQLRDLMALLEQEAAAGPERPVAGLREVRTGGAPVPRELAEGVRRRLGARLIVQWGMTEVGAGTFTRPGDPPEAAATIGRPVSGGEVRVVDAAGVPAAPGETGELQYRSPYLFRGYLHAPELTRAAFTADGWLRSGDLAALHPDGSVGYRGRGDELINRGGLKFSALEVEELLNDLPQLAQHAVVARPDPRLGQRSCLLVALREGARLTLDEVTGHLSGKGLATYKLPEQLVVVDRLPTTVTGKIARARLKEIPLDPPPAADPAQPTAPPVPPLPVQPSAPAAPFVPRPRDGQRRADLDTAR, encoded by the coding sequence GTGAAAGCTCCCCCCGAGGAATCGACAACGGTCTCCCCGGTCTCCCGCACCTTCGGCGAAGCCCTGGAGCGGGCCGCCGCCCGCCGCCCGGGGCCGGCCGTCCTGGACGGCGACCGCTGGTACAGCTGGCAGGACTGCCTGCGCCAGGCCGAACGGACCGCCGCCGCCCTGCACCGGCGGGGACTGCGGGCCGGCGAGGTACTGGCGGCCCAACTGCCCAACAGCTGGGAGCTGGTGGTCCTGCACGCGGCCACCGCCCGGCTCGGCGTCCTGCTGCTGCCGCTGCACTCCGGGTACGGCGCGCACGAGGTCCGCTCGCTGCTCGAACAGTCGAAGGCGAGCGCGCTGGTGGCCCGGGACTCCTACCGCGGCCGGGACCGGACCGCGGAGATCCGCGCCCTGCGCGAGCACCTCCCCGCGCTGCGGGAGGTCTGGGTCTCCGGCGGCGTCGCACCCCGGTCGGCGGACGGCCCGGACGGGCTGCGCAGTTCGGCCGAACTGCTGGACGGGGCACCGGAGTCGACCGGCGACCTGCCCGAGCCCCCGCGCGACCCGGACGCGCCGCTGATGCTGCTCGCCTCCTCCGGGACCACCTCCCGGCGCCCCAAGCTCTGCGTCCACAGCCACGCCGGACTGCTCGGCAACGCCGCGGCCGTGGCGGCCGACGGCGGCCTCGGCGCCGGGGACACCGTGGTCTCGGCCAGCCCGCTCAGCCACGCCTTCGGCATGCTCTCGGTGCACCTGGCCCTGGTCGGCGCGGGCGCGGTCGGGCTCTTCGAGAGCTGGGAGCCGCGCCGCTTCCTGGCCGCGCTGCGCACCGCCGGCGCCACCGCCGCGTTCGCCGTACCGGCCCAACTGCGCGACCTGATGGCCCTGCTGGAGCAGGAAGCGGCGGCCGGGCCGGAGCGTCCGGTCGCCGGGCTGCGAGAGGTCCGCACCGGCGGCGCGCCGGTGCCCCGGGAACTCGCCGAGGGCGTGCGCCGACGGCTGGGCGCCCGGCTGATCGTCCAGTGGGGGATGACCGAGGTGGGCGCGGGCACCTTCACCCGCCCCGGCGACCCGCCCGAGGCCGCGGCCACCATCGGCCGCCCGGTGTCCGGCGGCGAGGTCCGGGTGGTGGACGCCGCGGGCGTCCCGGCCGCCCCCGGCGAGACCGGGGAGCTCCAGTACCGCAGCCCGTACCTGTTCCGCGGCTACCTGCACGCGCCGGAGCTGACCCGGGCCGCGTTCACGGCGGACGGCTGGCTGCGCTCCGGCGACCTGGCGGCCCTGCACCCCGACGGCTCGGTCGGCTACCGGGGGCGCGGCGACGAGCTGATCAACCGGGGCGGGCTCAAGTTCAGCGCCCTGGAGGTGGAGGAACTCCTCAACGACCTGCCGCAGTTGGCCCAGCACGCGGTGGTGGCGCGGCCCGACCCGCGGTTGGGCCAGCGCTCCTGCCTGCTGGTCGCCCTGCGCGAGGGCGCCCGGCTGACCCTCGACGAGGTGACCGGGCACCTGTCCGGCAAGGGCCTGGCCACCTACAAGCTGCCCGAGCAGCTGGTCGTGGTCGACCGGCTGCCGACCACCGTCACCGGCAAGATCGCCCGGGCCCGGCTGAAGGAGATCCCGCTGGACCCGCCGCCCGCGGCGGACCCCGCGCAGCCGACGGCCCCGCCGGTCCCGCCGCTCCCCGTGCAGCCTTCGGCCCCGGCGGCCCCGTTCGTGCCCCGCCCCCGGGACGGGCAGCGGCGGGCGGACCTGGACACGGCCCGATGA
- a CDS encoding O-methyltransferase, with product MTPDPLLAELIERTHAAIPDQAHMSVAPEEGALLTFLVRLLGARRIVEVGTFTGYSSLCLARGLPADGSLITFDVSAEWTELAREFWVRDGVADRIELRLGDALQTLRALPAEPHLDLAFIDADKPGYVGYWEELVPRLRPGGLLLVDNTLFSGQVIDEDPGPKPAAVRAFNEHARRDERVELVMLPIADGLTAARRLAPGERASRGPWNEGPR from the coding sequence ATGACGCCGGACCCGCTGCTGGCCGAGCTGATCGAGCGGACCCACGCGGCGATCCCCGACCAGGCGCACATGTCCGTCGCCCCCGAGGAGGGCGCGCTGCTGACCTTCCTGGTCCGGCTGCTGGGCGCCCGCCGGATCGTCGAGGTCGGCACCTTCACCGGCTACTCCTCGCTCTGCCTGGCCCGCGGCCTGCCCGCCGACGGCTCGCTGATCACCTTCGACGTCTCGGCCGAGTGGACCGAGCTGGCCCGCGAGTTCTGGGTCCGCGACGGCGTGGCCGACCGGATCGAGCTGCGGCTGGGCGACGCGCTGCAGACGCTGCGCGCGCTGCCCGCCGAGCCGCACCTGGACCTGGCCTTCATCGACGCGGACAAGCCCGGCTACGTCGGCTACTGGGAGGAGCTGGTGCCCCGGCTGCGCCCCGGCGGCCTGCTGCTGGTCGACAACACGCTGTTCAGCGGCCAGGTGATCGACGAGGACCCGGGCCCCAAGCCGGCCGCCGTCCGGGCGTTCAACGAGCACGCCCGGCGCGACGAGCGGGTCGAGCTGGTCATGCTGCCGATCGCCGACGGGTTGACCGCGGCCCGGCGGCTGGCCCCCGGCGAGCGCGCCTCCCGCGGCCCGTGGAACGAGGGCCCGCGGTGA
- a CDS encoding 3-deoxy-7-phosphoheptulonate synthase, which yields MPAERPFTDLDEEWTRQAATAEQQPDWSDPVRAAAARAELARLPGLVTWAEVRHLRTLLAEAAAGQYQVVQAGDCAEDPQECEPSTVVRKAALLDALAGVMTTGTGRPVLRIGRIAGQFAKPRSAPTETVDGLELPVYRGHLVNAPEPTAAARRADPGRMVDCYHAARSAVACLRQRGGAWGLPAGAPVWTSHEALVLDYELPLLRRTATDDILLTSTHLPWIGERTRNPDGPHAMMLAQVANPVACKIGPTTRPQDLLALCDRLDPGREPGRLTLIVRMGAAAVAAALPPLVAAVQRAGHRVVWLCDPMHGNTVKAPNGVKVRSVRTLVAEVHAFQEAVAAAGGIPAGLHLETTPHEVAECVWADPAELGTGPGTAPPGTASHCDPRLNPAQAVEVARAWAGPPGPLTAHR from the coding sequence CTGCCCGCCGAGCGGCCGTTCACCGACCTCGACGAGGAGTGGACCCGGCAGGCCGCCACCGCCGAGCAGCAGCCCGACTGGAGCGACCCCGTCCGGGCCGCCGCCGCCCGCGCCGAACTGGCCCGGCTGCCCGGCCTGGTCACCTGGGCCGAGGTCCGCCACCTGCGGACCCTGCTCGCGGAGGCCGCGGCCGGCCAGTACCAGGTCGTCCAGGCCGGGGACTGCGCGGAGGACCCGCAGGAGTGCGAGCCGTCCACCGTGGTCCGCAAGGCCGCGCTGCTGGACGCGCTGGCGGGCGTGATGACCACCGGCACCGGTCGGCCGGTGCTGCGGATCGGCCGGATCGCCGGGCAGTTCGCCAAGCCGCGCAGCGCCCCGACCGAGACCGTCGACGGCCTCGAACTGCCGGTCTACCGCGGTCACCTGGTGAACGCGCCGGAGCCCACCGCGGCCGCCCGGCGGGCCGACCCGGGGCGGATGGTCGACTGCTACCACGCGGCCCGCTCCGCCGTGGCCTGCCTGCGCCAGCGCGGCGGCGCCTGGGGGCTGCCCGCCGGGGCGCCGGTGTGGACCAGTCACGAGGCGCTGGTCCTGGACTACGAGCTGCCGCTGCTGCGCCGGACGGCCACCGACGACATCCTGCTGACCTCCACCCACCTGCCGTGGATCGGCGAGCGGACCAGGAACCCGGACGGCCCGCACGCGATGATGCTGGCCCAGGTCGCCAACCCGGTCGCCTGCAAGATCGGGCCGACCACCCGCCCGCAGGACCTGCTCGCGCTCTGCGACCGCCTGGACCCCGGCCGCGAGCCGGGCCGGCTGACGCTGATCGTCCGGATGGGCGCGGCCGCGGTGGCCGCCGCGCTGCCGCCGCTGGTGGCCGCCGTCCAGCGGGCCGGCCACCGGGTGGTGTGGCTGTGCGACCCGATGCACGGCAACACCGTCAAGGCGCCCAACGGGGTCAAGGTCCGCTCGGTGCGGACGCTGGTCGCCGAGGTGCACGCCTTCCAGGAGGCGGTCGCCGCGGCGGGCGGCATCCCGGCGGGCCTGCACCTGGAGACCACCCCGCACGAGGTCGCCGAGTGCGTCTGGGCCGACCCGGCGGAGCTCGGCACCGGGCCCGGCACCGCGCCGCCCGGCACCGCCTCGCACTGCGACCCCCGCCTCAACCCGGCCCAGGCCGTCGAGGTGGCCCGCGCCTGGGCGGGCCCGCCCGGGCCGCTCACCGCCCACCGGTGA
- a CDS encoding putative quinol monooxygenase, translated as MSETILRTDDGAIFMINVFDVEPENQKELAEVMSEGAEKYIRNRPGCLSVNILTSRDGKRLLYVAQWSHKDGIKAAMGDPDIQRVRDRAAELAKPDPHAYTVYSLHHPDPAPADAEQG; from the coding sequence ATGAGTGAGACCATCCTGCGCACCGACGACGGCGCCATCTTCATGATCAACGTCTTCGACGTCGAGCCGGAGAACCAGAAGGAACTCGCCGAGGTGATGAGCGAGGGCGCCGAGAAGTACATCCGCAACCGGCCGGGCTGCCTCTCGGTGAACATCCTCACCAGCCGGGACGGCAAGCGGCTGCTCTACGTCGCGCAGTGGAGCCACAAGGACGGCATCAAGGCCGCCATGGGCGACCCCGACATCCAGCGGGTCCGGGACCGCGCGGCCGAGCTGGCCAAGCCGGACCCGCACGCCTACACCGTCTACTCCCTGCACCACCCGGACCCGGCCCCGGCCGACGCCGAGCAGGGCTGA
- a CDS encoding LLM class flavin-dependent oxidoreductase has protein sequence MPTPDRPLRSLGFLTIGLFDEHDPAGGHEATLRLIELGEQLGFDSAWLRHRHLQYGISSPLTVLAAASQRTRRIALGTAVTPLGWENPLRYAEDLATVDVLSGGRLNPGVSVGVPIHYEEVKDALYPDTADREDFGYGRVERLLGLLRGSGPAASAAPRASRRTPSASSRTCPVWPGGSGTAAAACARCAGPARTG, from the coding sequence GTGCCCACCCCCGACCGGCCGCTGCGCTCGCTGGGATTCCTGACCATCGGCCTGTTCGACGAGCACGACCCGGCGGGCGGCCACGAGGCCACCCTGCGGCTGATCGAACTCGGCGAGCAACTGGGCTTCGACAGCGCCTGGTTGCGCCACCGGCACCTCCAGTACGGCATCTCCTCGCCGCTGACGGTGCTCGCCGCCGCCAGCCAGCGCACCCGCCGGATCGCCCTCGGCACCGCCGTCACCCCGCTCGGCTGGGAGAACCCGCTGCGCTACGCGGAGGACCTGGCGACGGTCGACGTGCTGTCCGGCGGACGGCTCAACCCCGGCGTCAGCGTCGGCGTGCCGATCCACTACGAGGAGGTCAAGGACGCGCTGTACCCGGACACCGCCGACCGCGAGGACTTCGGCTACGGGCGGGTCGAGCGGCTGCTCGGCCTGCTGCGCGGGAGCGGGCCAGCAGCTTCCGCGGCACCGAGGGCATCGAGGCGTACTCCGAGCGCGTCCAGCCGCACGTGCCCGGTCTGGCCGGGCGGGTCTGGTACGGCGGCGGCAGCCTGCGCTCGGTGCGCTGGGCCGGCGCGCACGGGCTGA
- a CDS encoding AAA domain-containing protein, with product MVDRLTALTTDPAYEGRTMGVIVLQGGYGGQVKLLEQLIEQRIPAPVREKHRIRVGTPAMFQGDERHVILLSMVVDKVRKIAGGLRSEQQAYNVAASRAQDQMILFYSVPPDRMKPGDLRLSLLGYMQNPPAALAEADDLGTVLPDVPRKPFDSLFEQQVYLRIKERGYHVVPQYPAGNKRIDLVVIGARGRLGVECDGDHYHSTLEQLRHDQQRDRELQRVGWRFWRVPESEFRSTPTRRCSASGRNSTGWASPPRPTGPATVRHPPENSRHPGSR from the coding sequence ATCGTCGACCGGCTGACCGCGCTCACCACCGATCCCGCCTACGAGGGCCGGACCATGGGGGTGATCGTGCTCCAGGGCGGTTACGGCGGCCAGGTGAAACTGCTGGAGCAGCTGATCGAGCAGCGGATCCCCGCACCGGTCCGGGAGAAGCACCGCATCCGGGTCGGTACCCCCGCGATGTTCCAGGGCGACGAGCGCCACGTCATCCTGCTGTCGATGGTGGTCGACAAGGTCCGCAAGATCGCCGGAGGACTGCGCAGCGAGCAGCAGGCGTACAACGTGGCCGCCAGCCGGGCCCAGGACCAGATGATCCTGTTCTACTCCGTTCCCCCGGACCGGATGAAGCCGGGAGACCTGCGGCTGAGCCTGCTCGGCTACATGCAGAACCCGCCGGCCGCGCTGGCGGAGGCCGACGACCTCGGCACCGTGCTCCCCGACGTGCCGCGCAAGCCCTTCGACTCGCTGTTCGAGCAACAGGTCTACCTGCGGATCAAGGAACGCGGCTACCACGTCGTCCCGCAGTACCCCGCGGGGAACAAGCGGATCGACCTGGTGGTGATCGGCGCCCGCGGCAGGCTCGGCGTCGAGTGCGACGGTGACCACTACCACTCCACGCTGGAACAGCTCCGGCACGACCAGCAACGCGACCGCGAACTGCAGCGCGTCGGCTGGCGTTTCTGGCGGGTCCCGGAGAGCGAATTCCGTTCGACCCCGACCAGGCGCTGCTCGGCCTCTGGCAGGAACTCGACCGGCTGGGCATCACCCCCGCGACCTACCGGCCCCGCCACGGTGAGGCACCCGCCGGAGAACAGCCGCCACCCTGGCAGCCGCTGA
- a CDS encoding DEAD/DEAH box helicase family protein, whose protein sequence is MHEERAPGREQRLDAELTECEAKLEELTGDLAAAKGRLHCLQRMTPEQRSALQAYRSHMASYGKGKGKIAAQFGAAARSAMQVAQGAVPAWVMPISRVAEMIEPRQDAFDVVIVDEASQAGMDALFLLWLAPRIIVVGDDKQCTPAVAGFGRIQQIQDRLTAHLPDVPRHLRQLYTPQSNLYQLLSTFFPSTIRLQEHFRCMPEIIGWSSAMFYNPPGLIPLRQYGGERLDPLLTHYVADGVAEGRDHRIRNPRRPRRSSTG, encoded by the coding sequence GTGCACGAGGAGCGGGCCCCCGGACGGGAGCAACGGCTCGACGCGGAACTCACCGAGTGCGAGGCCAAGCTCGAGGAACTGACCGGGGACCTGGCTGCCGCCAAGGGCAGACTGCACTGCCTGCAGCGGATGACCCCGGAACAGCGCTCCGCCCTGCAGGCGTACCGCAGCCACATGGCGTCGTACGGCAAGGGCAAGGGCAAGATCGCCGCTCAGTTCGGGGCGGCCGCCCGCAGCGCCATGCAGGTCGCGCAGGGAGCCGTACCCGCCTGGGTGATGCCGATCTCCCGGGTCGCCGAGATGATCGAACCGCGCCAGGACGCCTTCGACGTGGTGATCGTGGACGAGGCCAGCCAAGCGGGCATGGACGCGCTGTTCCTGCTGTGGCTTGCCCCGCGGATCATTGTGGTCGGCGACGACAAGCAGTGCACCCCGGCGGTGGCCGGCTTCGGCCGCATCCAGCAGATCCAGGACCGGCTCACCGCGCACCTCCCGGACGTCCCGCGGCACCTGCGGCAGCTCTACACACCACAGTCCAACCTCTATCAGCTGCTGTCCACCTTCTTCCCCTCGACGATCCGGCTCCAGGAGCACTTCCGCTGCATGCCGGAGATCATCGGCTGGTCCTCGGCGATGTTCTACAACCCGCCCGGGCTGATCCCGCTGCGGCAGTACGGCGGTGAACGGCTCGACCCGCTGCTGACCCACTATGTGGCCGACGGGGTCGCCGAAGGCCGGGACCACCGCATCCGCAACCCCCGGAGGCCGAGGCGATCGTCGACCGGCTGA
- a CDS encoding AAA domain-containing protein, translating into MERRLRPRPVRRGTALPGKTNAQQRAVLDRLQRDTGVVVQGPPGTGKTHTIANLLSALLAQGQRVLAPAPRPRPDRAARKRRRPSATRCVLRRARGARRTARANSPRTVYARSAPGYSGTLAAIVRQVQDAAPALSWIGSLSDHAPSAPPLTALEAEELLVLLREGTADLAAGPLPPSPATLPTPGQVATAVADESPDTGLPDEAADLRNRLTALDTPTTDHLVELLASGRALLHRIGAPWEAARWGGAEWSRRALADRLARRRSDLWDRVAEAGTALAAVADGLARAGVRTVVLPETLTAEQASLIGAAVPELRAHLAGRRGLRGLIVPKAQRQVRELLDTCRVDGRPPADAADLDAVHAHLQAHRTLATIAVRWAQVDAPLEDGPLEVRLATLRERYRHLESVAAFGGLRERVDDLLVGRGVYLDLTTPRQWDHFTSAVSALAGRQRAEDAAARLTVWERSLRGGSESHPRPPSRWPWPRPSPTGTSTATARNSTPTRRPTPGSGRHGAARNC; encoded by the coding sequence GTGGAGCGCCGACTCCGCCCGCGGCCTGTTCGACGAGGAACCGCTCTTCCCGGCAAGACCAACGCCCAGCAGCGGGCCGTGCTCGACCGCCTCCAGCGCGACACCGGCGTGGTGGTCCAGGGCCCGCCCGGAACCGGCAAGACCCACACCATCGCCAACCTGCTCAGCGCGCTGCTCGCGCAGGGCCAGCGGGTACTCGCACCAGCCCCGCGACCACGCCCTGACCGTGCTGCGCGCAAGCGCCGCCGGCCGTCCGCGACCAGGTGCGTACTGCGAAGAGCTCGCGGTGCCCGCAGGACGGCGCGGGCGAACTCGCCGCGGACCGTCTACGCCCGGAGCGCGCCCGGATACTCCGGCACCCTCGCCGCGATCGTCCGGCAGGTCCAGGACGCCGCTCCCGCCCTGTCGTGGATCGGCAGCCTCTCCGACCACGCGCCGTCCGCACCGCCGCTCACCGCGCTCGAAGCGGAGGAACTGCTGGTCCTCCTCCGGGAAGGCACCGCGGACCTGGCCGCCGGACCGCTGCCGCCCTCCCCGGCGACCCTGCCGACCCCCGGACAGGTGGCCACCGCCGTGGCGGACGAGTCACCGGACACCGGCCTCCCGGACGAGGCCGCCGACCTGCGCAACCGGCTCACCGCGCTCGACACCCCGACCACCGACCACCTGGTCGAACTGCTCGCCTCCGGCCGGGCCCTGCTGCACCGGATCGGCGCGCCATGGGAGGCCGCGCGCTGGGGCGGCGCCGAATGGTCCCGGCGTGCCCTCGCCGACCGGCTGGCCCGCCGCCGAAGCGACCTGTGGGACCGGGTCGCGGAGGCCGGGACGGCGCTCGCCGCCGTCGCCGACGGACTCGCCCGGGCAGGTGTCCGGACTGTCGTCCTGCCGGAGACCCTCACCGCCGAGCAGGCCAGCCTGATCGGTGCGGCCGTCCCCGAACTGCGCGCGCACCTGGCCGGCCGGCGCGGTCTACGCGGTCTGATCGTCCCGAAGGCCCAGCGCCAGGTCCGGGAACTGCTCGACACCTGTCGGGTCGACGGGCGCCCGCCCGCCGACGCCGCCGATCTCGACGCCGTGCACGCCCACCTGCAGGCCCATCGCACCCTGGCCACCATCGCCGTGCGCTGGGCGCAGGTCGACGCTCCGCTGGAAGACGGGCCGCTGGAAGTACGCCTGGCAACCCTGCGGGAGCGCTACCGGCACCTGGAGTCGGTAGCGGCCTTCGGTGGCCTCCGGGAACGGGTGGACGACCTACTGGTCGGACGCGGCGTCTACCTCGACCTGACGACCCCTCGGCAGTGGGACCACTTCACCTCCGCGGTGTCCGCCCTGGCCGGCCGCCAGCGCGCCGAGGACGCCGCCGCCCGGCTCACCGTCTGGGAGCGCTCCCTGCGGGGCGGGAGCGAGAGCCACCCCCGACCCCCGAGTCGCTGGCCATGGCCCAGGCCCTCGCCGACCGGGACCTCGACCGCTACAGCAAGGAACTCGACGCCTACACGACGGCCCACACCAGGCAGCGGCAGGCACGGCGCTGCGCGGAACTGCTAG
- a CDS encoding RNA polymerase sigma factor sigma-70 region 4 domain-containing protein, whose protein sequence is MLRFREDRGVEETSGVLRIGDSAVRTRTRRALVRLRAALGDDLDAPMGRPAPVPASRPPLPAPRSPLPLPSPLRRRFPEGGAHRATDDELTVALSQVLGDAAELTPNGTQAAEQRRERSSRESWRARNCRSSGSTSCRYYSRAGRSGRWAAHGRETATRTGWGQC, encoded by the coding sequence GTGCTGCGGTTCCGGGAGGACCGCGGCGTCGAGGAGACCTCCGGGGTGCTGCGGATCGGCGACAGTGCGGTGCGCACCCGGACCAGGCGGGCGTTGGTGCGGCTGCGGGCGGCGCTCGGCGACGACCTGGACGCCCCGATGGGGCGCCCGGCTCCGGTTCCCGCTTCCCGCCCTCCGCTTCCCGCTCCTCGCTCCCCGCTCCCGCTCCCCTCCCCGCTCCGGCGACGATTCCCAGAAGGCGGTGCGCACCGTGCCACTGACGACGAACTGACCGTGGCCCTCTCCCAGGTGCTGGGCGACGCGGCCGAGTTGACGCCGAACGGTACACAGGCAGCTGAGCAGCGACGCGAGCGGTCGTCGCGGGAGTCCTGGCGTGCCCGCAACTGTCGGAGCAGCGGTTCAACCAGCTGCCGGTACTACTCCCGGGCGGGACGATCCGGCCGGTGGGCGGCTCATGGCCGGGAAACCGCGACCCGCACCGGCTGGGGACAGTGCTGA
- a CDS encoding YceI family protein, protein MTVSLPELTGDYVLDPTHTRIGFVARHAMVTKVRGAFHQFEGGAHLDGADPAKSTGQVVIKAQSIDTGVEQRDQHLRTNDFLDAPNFPDITFRTTQVEQKSDSEYRVTGDLTIKSTTKPVSIDFEYTGNAVDPYGNLRVGLEGSVTISRKEFGITWNAVLVGDKWCWSSTSRDQAELTARRGRPRPPDGGGPRVSPGQDQDRQPGKSATAFTVSGPSAGSPGAVSYAVPAGGSPASRSSRAFAVSAKVGGQFGGGAVRGAGHRRQRGERLAPLRGR, encoded by the coding sequence ATGACCGTCAGCCTGCCCGAGCTCACCGGGGACTACGTCCTCGACCCGACCCACACCCGGATCGGGTTCGTCGCCCGCCACGCCATGGTCACCAAGGTGCGCGGCGCCTTCCACCAGTTCGAGGGCGGCGCGCACCTGGACGGCGCCGACCCGGCCAAGTCCACCGGCCAGGTGGTGATCAAGGCCCAGAGCATCGACACCGGCGTCGAGCAGCGCGACCAGCACCTGCGCACCAACGACTTCCTGGACGCGCCGAACTTCCCCGACATCACCTTCCGCACCACCCAGGTCGAGCAGAAGTCCGACAGCGAGTACCGGGTCACCGGCGACCTCACCATCAAGAGCACCACCAAGCCGGTCAGCATCGACTTCGAGTACACCGGCAACGCCGTCGACCCCTACGGCAACCTCCGGGTCGGCCTGGAGGGCTCGGTCACCATCAGCCGCAAGGAGTTCGGCATCACCTGGAACGCCGTGCTGGTCGGCGACAAGTGGTGCTGGAGTTCGACGTCTCGCGATCAAGCAGAGCTGACGGCACGCCGAGGCCGCCCCCGCCCACCCGACGGGGGCGGCCCACGCGTGTCCCCCGGCCAGGATCAGGACCGCCAGCCGGGCAAGAGCGCGACCGCCTTCACCGTGTCCGGGCCCAGCGCCGGGTCGCCGGGTGCGGTGTCGTACGCGGTCCCGGCCGGGGGCAGCCCGGCCAGCCGGTCCAGTAGGGCGTTCGCGGTCTCGGCGAAGGTCGGCGGCCAGTTCGGCGGCGGCGCCGTCCGGGGCGCCGGTCACCGGCGTCAGCGCGGCGAACGCCTCGCCCCACTGCGCGGGCGGTGA
- a CDS encoding sortase family protein — MVVEGTTGRDLMRGPGHRRDTVLPGQPGVAVLFGRSTAFGAPFADLGGSRSATDRRHHRPGQLPLHRQHLRRRRPPDPGHRAQPAGAGHRRLRLGPHQHRAGRRPAGRRPRTGRREAARHHRADKALAADKGALSALQLWSLALLLAVVTAVVTARRWRRAAAYLCFAPVVATLLWSVYENAAALLPNVY, encoded by the coding sequence GTGGTGGTCGAGGGCACCACCGGCCGCGACCTGATGCGCGGCCCCGGGCACCGGCGCGACACCGTGCTGCCCGGACAGCCCGGCGTGGCCGTCCTGTTCGGCCGCTCCACCGCGTTCGGCGCGCCGTTCGCCGACCTCGGCGGCTCGAGGTCGGCGACGGATCGACGTCACCACCGGCCAGGGCAGCTTCCACTACACCGTCAACACCTACGGCGACGGCGACCACCCGATCCAGGACACCGCGCCCAACCGGCTGGTGCTGGTCACCGGCGACTCCGACTGGGTCCCCACCAGCACCGTGCTGGTCGGCGCCCGGCTGGACGGCGACCCCGAACCGGCCGGCGCGAAGCGGCCCGCCACCACCGCGCCGACAAGGCGCTGGCCGCCGACAAGGGCGCCCTGTCCGCGCTCCAACTCTGGTCGCTGGCCCTGCTGCTGGCCGTCGTCACGGCCGTCGTCACGGCCCGCCGCTGGCGCCGCGCCGCCGCCTACCTGTGCTTCGCGCCGGTGGTCGCCACCCTGCTCTGGTCGGTGTACGAGAACGCCGCCGCGCTGCTCCCCAACGTCTACTGA